In Paralichthys olivaceus isolate ysfri-2021 chromosome 12, ASM2471397v2, whole genome shotgun sequence, the genomic window TCACCGGACTCTGACTGGGTCATAACTGGAGGAAGTTCAGGAGGAAGTGCTGCAGCTGTGGCCTCACTCTCCAGCTACCTGTGAGAGAACAGAATCATGTCTGATCATTACTGGTCCGGGAAAACtgtctaaaataaataaacatagacGTAATTAGATTTGAAATAGTGTTTACAATTGTAAATGAGGTGTTTTGGTGATTACTTCGCAGAGCTCTGGGTTCAGACACAGGTGGTTCTACCCGTAATCCTGGAGCACTTTGTGGCGTTGTGGCCCTGAAGCCCACCTACGGTCTACTGTCCAGACACGGTCTGATCCCTCTGGTCAACTCCATGGACGTCCCCGGCATTATGACACGCAGTGTCAGCGATGCAGCCATTGTCCTAGGTAGGAAAACCTTTGATCTGATAAAGTTTCAAaggttcaaatgttttatttgtcatctgcacaacagatacagcgtacatgttggcaatgaaaatcttaaatcccaggcacctccagcaactcaacatgtaatagtgtcagaaaataagagtaaccaaaaaatacaaataccaatacactagtgcaaataaaactataaagtacaaatgtcagtaactagtgcaaaaaaaataaaacattataataaaagtttcacaatgaattgaaagtatttttgtgcttgatttttttttttctggccaCTACCACAATGTCAACACTGACCACCACATTATGATTGATTTTtggtttcaaatgttttatcaaGATCAGTATTCCAAAGTCCAGTAATCCAGTCCATATTTAGGCACCAATGAATGTGCAATAAATGTTACAATTTACTGTTGAGGGTCAAATGTGTCAGAAAATGGTTGTTGGAGATTTCCCAAACACAGTTCCCAAATACCAGAAGAAATACTCACATTAAAGATACACTGTGGTGATTTGGCCACTAGTGGCACTATAGAGCAATATTCTTATAGGTGAGTCATCATGTGTATCCTGTCATCCCATCATGCCCCTGGTTTTGCAATAATCCAGCAGTTCTACACCAATAGCTACAACAGTGAGTCAACAAAGGCTAGCAGGcaaaaatgtgaattttcaattcacacatgaaaaacaaaaaaataatcttaatatttatattatatttgtttgaCCTTAAGGATACGCACAATGCATTTGGGTGAAAAACACATTACTTTTCTACACAAAAGAAATTTCCACAGGGCACCTTTACATCTGTTCATGTAATGACAAGAATATGTGTCATTGTAAATACAGCACACCTGCTCATGTTTCACAGGTATCCTCCAAGGCGTCGATATTAGAGACTCAACAACAATCCCTTCCCCGTCATCCCTGACCGAGCTGCCTGAAGACTTTGACGTGAAGAACATCTGTGTTGGTATCCCTAAAGTGAGTTTAGCTCTGGATTTAAGCTGTGATCTCTCGTCTGAATTATCTCAGCATCACCGACAACATAGTTTCAGAGGGAACTTAAATCCTCATTCTaccagaaaaaaagataaagtaaaataaaatactgatatagatacacagagaaagactacatgaaaaagaaaaacaaaaaattggGGAAGAAACTTTCACTGTATAATGTTTTACCGAAAAAGAGCTGTTGATAGTATATTATCCATTTAATAAATTCTATTTCCAGGTTTTTTGTCACAAAGAAAAATTCATGCACAGTACATTACAGTATGCTGCCTTTTTGAACACAGTTGcatacaattttcaaaaactcCTTTTCTTCCTTGTTTTGTCAGGAGTACCATGCCCCGGGGCTGTCTGCAGAGATTCTAGCTCAGTGGAGTCGAGTTGCTGACATGTTTGAGAGAGCAGGTGCAAGGGTGGAGCAAGTATTGCTTCCCCACACCCAGTACTCCATTGTGTGCTACCACGTCCTGTGTACCGCGGAAGTGGCATCTAACATGGCCCGTTTCGATGGCCTTGAATACGGTATGAACCTGCCTCCAATATGGTAGATTTGTGGTGAGGAGCAATTTGCTGTGAATCACAAATCCTGTGTTGGATTACACCACATGTCACAGGATGATAAAGGTAATGACAATGATTTCCGTCCCTCTTCTGTCAGGCCACCGTAGTGAGGTGAACAGCTCGACAGAGGCCATGTACGCTTCAACCCGACATGAGGGCTTCAATGACGTAGTGAGAGGGAGGATTCTTTCTGGGAACTACTTCCTGCTTAAACAGTGAGACAACAGACTGAACCCTCTCACACCATTGTGCTTCACTTACCTCAGACTTCAAACCAATGTATGGAGCCTAATAGAGACCTCCCACTTTTAGAACAGCTCTGGCTCTGAAAGTACATTTCCTGTTCTTTTACTCCATTGACGTTTCAGAAAAATCGGTTTTAAGTCTGGAACCAGGCCAACAGCTAGGAGATAAATCCAGACCATATGTTTGATTTTGAGCAAAAATAAATTGGAAAACCCCAACCCTAAAACGGCAAAGGAACAAGACTGTTTACATAATGATTTTAGGAGGGGAGGAAATGcgcatcccataaaccattgcgaATTATCCCTTTTCAACTTCCAACTTCCAGGGTGTTTGAATTTAActaaaaaaaagctgcagtatGTTTGAAAGGGGAATCATGGTTGATCTGTGTTAAACATAACAATCCAATTGTAGCCGATACGATTTTGTTCTGAAGTTGgggtaaacatttccatggtaacagcgaGCTGAGAATTGTGGGAAGTTTTCCCTCTGTAACCATGCTGTTGAGCTCTATCGCCGTCAGCGTGTCACTTCctcactttgactttttctgtTCCCTAAGATCTCTGTCATCATCAGACTCTACAACTACAGTAGAATACTTTTGGTTATTTAAGTTGTATTTCTAAATTTAAGGAGGCATAAAATGATGTGGTGGTGCtgtaatatttcaaaaacaGCCAGGATGAAGTGATTGACACTATCAATCTGATGTTGTCAGGAGCTACCAGCACTACTTTGTAAAGGCCCAGGAAGTCCGCCGGCTGATAGCGGATGATTTCAAGCGCGTGTTCAGCTCAGGTGTTGACGTGCTGCTGACACCCACCACTCTGACGGATGCAGCCCGGTACTCTGACTTCACACAGGAAGACAACCGAACACGCAGCACACAGGAAGATGTCTTCACCCAACCGGCCAACATAGCAGGTACAGAGACAAGACCAGAGCTTTAGGCAGAACTTGTAGCATTGTTCATGCATTTGTAGGAAATGTGTGTATTCTGCACGCAgggataaacacacacactgtgcagccACACAACTGCAACTGAAGATATTTCATCaatatgatttaaatataattactgCTTCTTTGCTGAGACAAAGGCACATTATTTCATACATTTGCCagggaaatgaaagaggaactGAAAATTTGTGAGCAAAAGCAGTTCTCGGAAGGCAACAAATCATAACATTCAACCTCAACACCTCATCATTTCCACTCAGATTAAGGTGTAATCCAGTGTGTTTATATTCAGTTAAACCTTGTCCTGTCCAAGACTAACCTCTAACTAACCTTAACCACCTAATTATTCTCTTCCCATGAACTATCTTTCTTCTTCCATCTCTCTTCTTCACCCCAGGTCTTCCCGCTGTGTCAGTGCCAACCGCATTATCAAGACGGGGCCTTCCCATTGGTTTACAGCTAATCGGCCCCACTGTCCAAGATATGAAGCTGCTCAGTGTCGCCCAATGGATTGAGCAAAGGGTTGGGTTTCCCTCCATCAGTGACCATGGAGACTTCAGCAAGAGCAGCACTGACACAAGAACGACTGAAAGGGAACAAACTTCTGCTGTATAAAGTGAACTGAGGACATAAAGAACCAACTGTTGACCAAGTCACAAGGTACAGCCACATCATGACCTTATAGTGTAAACGTTATGGACACGACATGAACCTAACTAACAATGAGGAGATTACAGCCACTTTAAGTGAAGATACACTGTTCGGATTAGACTCTGTGGCTTTTCAGATTATCCGTCCGTCCAATTCTTGTGAACGGGACATCTCaaaaatgccttgagggaatttctacAAAAGATGTTCTCGACCTCGTCCTACGTTTCCTCCTCAAACTCCTCCAAACAATCGAAGTGATCCTGTTTTAGAATGTAATGAATAagcctcttcttcttcaaaataaaattaaatctaCTATCTTGACAAGacacaatcacaatagcataaTTGCCAATATGGCCCAAAGTAGCAGCCTCTGACAGCAATTTTATCTGGCATTTGACAAAACTGATAAATgtactacattaaaaaaaaatgacaatgaaTATATgttataaaaactataaaaaaatatcaacctAAACTTCTGTGGGTGCGACTGAATTCCTGAATGGAACCAACTCTGATTCCATTCCACGTTTTGTAGACTGACTGAGGGAGGAGCAGATGGAGCTCATGGAGCTCATGGAGCTCATTTCACTGCTGAGATTAATCAGTGTGTTACCACAATCAGGCTGAACCAGGACACTGTAACCTCAAAGTGTTCACATGTCAGCTTTAAATGCACCTGAATGAGAAATACACTATCTAAATATCTAAGGACAACTAAACTAACTAGTTTCTGATTAATTTGATATAAACAGTCTTATTGACCCAGCTTTAGAATACAAGCTGTATTCATCCtttcacacaccattcatacactgtttGAACAGCCGTCAGTATGTTaacaaggacacttcagaattcAGACTGGAGGAGTTATTTGACCTGTGCTGAGTTTTCTGAAGACAAAGACTCATTTTAATCCACAAAGCAAAAAGAGCAACAAAGAGATAGATGACCGATGGGCACAGTTCACTAGATGTGTCCACCAGTGGGCACAGTTCAGCTCTGTtaggaaaacatattttttaccaTCTTATCAGTATCTATGTCAGAAGTCTCGACTTTGACTCAAACATCTCTCTCCAATCCATTTTGACAAAGTGTTCAGCCATTCAAGTTATTCAAACGTGGAAGAGATATTTCCTCTGCAGGTGTATGTCTGAGAAGAAAAGAACTAGGCTGTTTCCACTGAGTTGAGATGAGTAACAACTTGCCGTGACTAAACACCAGCCAGGATTAGATACTTTCCCTGACATGCAAAGAcgatccacattaaatgggtagAGTCAACTCAAGTAAAATGTATCCATTCAGCCAATTACAGTTCTGGAAActggtagagcaggtcgtccaataaccAAGGTTGGCGGTTCGATCCCCGCTCCCGCTCGCCAcgaccgaggtgcccttgagcaaggcaccgcccccccccaacatctgctccccgggcgctggcaacagcagcccaccgctccagtatatgtgtgtacatggcatctgtcaatgtgtgtttcatcccggtgccaactggatgggttaaatgcggagaacaatttcatgtatacatgtaaaagtgttgaacgtgacaataaaagtatatcttcttcttctaacAAGAAAATATTGTGTGGTCACTGACCGCAGGATGATGAGTCACCTCTGCtgagccagacacacacagcagaattCAGAGAGCCCACACATGGCTTGTGTTTGCTTTGACATCCCCTCTCTGGATGTGTGGGTTTGCACTCCATCCCTCCCACCTGCCTGGCTTTCTCCAGGGCTTGTCATTTGATCCGGATCCTGTTCATTAAACAAAAATGAATTTTGAGCCGACAGTGAAGGATGTGCTGTAATGAAAAGCACAGACTCTTCACATAAGCCATGTCTCGACCACATATGACTTTACTTTCCTACATCGTCCCTGTAAGACAGCAAGACATGCCTTTAATTTGTACTGGATAATAGCAGACACTGGTCCCTCAGTTATAGtcttttgctttcttttcaCACAGGACTACAAGACATTAAAGCGCTTGCTTTTTGCTCTTGGACATATTTGGGTTCCCCCTGCAGGTGTGATGTGTAACTCACTGTCATAACTCAGAGTTTTGGTCCGAGCCTCCCCCATGCAAACAGCTGTACATGAGAACCTCAGAATCCAAAAAACAATGTCAACTGACAAGGGAGagattttacacaaatatgACCCAATTTATCGGCTTAAACTCAAATTGGGTTGACTTGGCTTCAGATGACTAGCGAGTCGACAACTTTGCTTACACAACCTGACATAAAGCGAGCAAGCAAAAGTTATGACGTATTTGTCCATTAACGACAACGCCGGGTCAACATCTGTCCTGCATCCTTTGGCCTCTTTGCCAACAAAATTTAAATATGCTTTCATATTTACTCTTGTATGGTTTCTTACTAggtcactttctttttttgctcttcTTTTGATCGCCCAACAATGTCCTCTTTGGTTTCCGCCCACACTGAGAATGGTGACCCACTTGTCTCTTATGGTTAGCTCCGACTCGTCCCAGGCCTCCAGGGGGCAGACATGCCATTCCCCCTCAAAGTTTTTTTCATGTTGCTGTTATTGTAAGGTAGAAAAACCACATTGCAATAAACAATATTTAGTGCAACCATGAATCAACACCTCTCTGTCATAATTTTtgtcaaaatcaaaacagagctgttgttttatttttagctgtGGTGTAGCTATTAAATGAGTGTATGCCAACTGACGGCACAGAACGCCACACATCATGAAGTAGTTCCCTTCAGATGGCACATTGATCTTCACAGAGCTCAGCAAAATGAGATTAGACACCACAGGAGAGAAGACATCCAAACAGTGAGCATAGTTTTATTGGTTAGAGAGAGGGAGTTTGTATTGCAAATGTCAAATCACGTCTTTCCCTGGAAAACCAtgtgggtgttttattttaaagacgTAAAGCAAGCAACTattgtgtgtgtagtgtgtgtgtgtgtgcttgcgttGTGTCGGCCTGTTTCTATTTGAACCAGATGATTAGTGACACAGCCGGGTGGTGCCAGGTGAAGGGATTTCCCCAAATACACAGTTTGGTTCCTTTGGCTTTGTGCACCTTCCACAGATTAACCTGTGGTAGCATTAGCTCAGCATTCTTTTAAAAGGCTGCTTCAGATGCCAttcaaacatgtgtgtgtgtgtgttgggctgCTGACCTGTTCAGGATGTACTCTGCCCATTTTCCTCTGCTTGTAAAACACTCGGAGGGTTCggtgaatagatggatggaaactTTCTTTTTGCCTTAAGCTATAAAGAGGTAATATAAGTAACATGTACTGTAAATGTAACGCTTGTTTATGTAACAGGCCTCCGCCCCCTCACCTGCCTCCTTTCTAATAGCCTACTATTTGAACCACTACAACTACTTTATAAATATTGTTCTTCATACATTCCGATcactttttttccagttttattttgccTAATGATGTTAAATCTGTCCTGCCAAGTATTCAAAAATATAACTTGTGCCTTTTCTTGACTGTACCAACCTTcattttatgcaaatatttatcAGCATGACAACAAAGATGCATCCCTGAACAGGTgaatcacagagacaaacacttcaCACTCACGTTTACACTTAcagacaatttagagtctccggTTAACAGGTCTGGGCCAAACTGGGATTAGAACCACTTACATTTGAGAACATTTTACTCTAATCTGCAGGGAAATACATCCACCCCAACACCACTTGCAGACGGTTGCAACAGTAACCAGTCAAGTGCTCATATTTGTTCCTCATTCAGAGATGTTCCATTGATAATTGGCTCTTCCTACTTGCAAATGACATTTGatacaaagtgaaataatgaTTTTACGCTATAATCTCTGTGTGAAGAACAGAAAAACTGACTGGTgtgtgagtttttgttttttatcagtcAAACATTACACCCCCACGACATCTTCTTTGAATCATCGCTCAGGATGTGGTGACAGAGCTCATCTGAATTTCCCTGAAGCGATTATTCATGCAATGATGTCGTATCAATACAATAAACTTAGTAAGCACTAGCTGCTGATATGGTTGCACAGGGAGATGCATGCAATGACCAATATCAAATCATCAATATGCTTCTTTTGAAtcaataaatgttaaaatcaaaTGGAAACCAACATGGAAGTTGCTCCCTGTTGTTTCCCTGCCAACGAGCTGCAAAATGTTTCTTTCCTACACAGGACGTTGGACGTCTGaatctgtgaaaatgaatgaatcaacaTTGTGTTACTCAGCCTCTCCTGTCATATTAAGATTTACTCCACTGACCTGACCATGAAATGACCAGAATGTAAGGAATAAAGGATGGAGTAAGATTTTAAGAAACTGTGTACGTCTGTTTTTCAACAGGCTGTAACATGCTGCACActaatgtgtgttttgctgGTCAGAGataacatcttttttttaatttaatctcaaAGGGAAGTAACAATTTTGATGTGGTGTTGATGCAAAAGACAAATCGCTGTAGGATTCATCTTCTGGGTTTCAAGAATCTTTATAAAACGAATCCAAACATAAATGAAGTTTCATATTGAGAAACCACAGTCtatgtttcaaatgtttaaaactggTTCTAAAAGCAGAAGCATTCAAGTAAAGCCATAAAAAAACAGCATGGATGTTTAGATGGTAACACTAAAGCACTAAGAGAACTGAAACCTCTTTGTCTGAACTGTGCTGAAACGCAGATTCCTGCTTTGAGAAGAGTGAGGTCGAGAGCAAGTGAAGGGGCTGCTCAGATCTGGAGTGTCCTTCACATTCCCTTcatccccctctcccctcctttaTGTGGTTCTTTGCATGTGCTCACTCCCTCCAACGGCAAACAGACACCTAAACCCATTGTCTGTTGCTTAGGTTTCAGGTTGACAGGAGAGGATGGGTGGAGCAGCTGGAAGGAACGAGAGGTACTTCACACTCTGGTGGTCAACTAAAGTGAGAACTCTTCTCTGGATCAACTGACCACACTAgtgtctttgacatttcaagGCTGTGATACAGGAATGTGGCTTATGCCTCTTACTCAGTATAGCATCAGAGGAAAGGTAAAGATGGACATCTACATCTTCAAAGCTCACATCTTTGAAGTTTATGTACCTTACGAAGGGGAAGACAGGGTCACCTGATAACAGTCTATACCTCTGGAGCAGATAAGCGCTGGACAATGCAGCCTTTGTCACGTGATCAGTGGGATGTGGTTCCCACAGAGATCAAGCATGCACGTACGCTCAGGTGGGGGTTACAGGTGAATTCCAGTAGCCAGCTCACAGAGAGGCCCTTTGATGAGACCATGCATCAGGTACATTAAGGGctcaatacatttcatttagttgATGCTTTTATCTAAAGCTACTTGTAAGTGCAACCATTAGAGACAAATTTAAGCACAATTTGCATCATAAAAGCCAATTGAATTGGTTAATCATCACCAAGGTGTAGTTGCAAGAAATGCAGTTAATCTGCAgcagaagatgtgtagactttctacTACTCACTAGAATTGTGTTTAGAACATTTGAATGCAAACATTTAACCTCATTCAGGGATGTTAATTTTCCAATCAAGGTGGCTCAACAGTTCACTGCACCAGGAGGCCACAAAACTAGgtaataacccccccccccaacatgtGCCTCAAGACTGGGAGTTTGTTTCTTGTCAAACAGTATTGACGCAGGGTTCCAGCACTGAGGCGGTTACTTGACTTATGGCAGTTAAGGAGCTTTAGTTTAAAAGCAGCGCAGTAATCCACCCAAGGTGCAATTAAGATGAACACCATTTGATATACTTAAGTTTAAACTGCACATTTAGCTTTCAAGCTcaacaaaagattaaaaaaagggGGATCAGTCAATTTCACAGAAAGGAAAGCTTTATTCAACACAACTTACAAAAAGTCAAGATCtaaaaagcacaatgtttttacatttgtcacatttccagaatgcattaaaaaaagaaaactttctaAACTTGTTTACAATCACTTTCAAGCTTAAAGGCTGCACCAAGTATACATGAATCACAACCTGCGTAAATGGAAATTGAATGTTTTTCAACTAGTTCTGCATTTATACAGGATGTGGtactttttatataaataaccccccccctcaCGTAGTCCATGAAGGGTGAAGCTGAGAACAGGGGCAGGGGGTGTCTGATTGGTGCGCTCTTGGGTGAAATCCAACCGCTGCTCCAATGTGCaagatgggatttttttttttttttttttttattaaatacaaattCTCAATAGCATTTGGCCCTCGGTCAGTTCAGTGCAGAGAATCactccagtcactgtgaccaaTCTTGGAGCAGAGAGGCTCCCAGGGCcaagggcagcagcagcagcgtcaggCCTCCGGTCCTCTCGGCAGCATTCGCTTCTCCAGACTGGGGCTTACTGCTGTTGGAGTCACTTGGAGCCACGATGGTGATGTTGGACTGGGCTACAACCACCTGGAAACACAAGAccacattttgattttttcatttaaaactacAACACATCCATGCATATCAGGTGTAGTGAGGAACATCTGAGAAGCCCTTCATGTTGCCTACACTAAGTTTCAAAGAAAACCTGATGGCAGAGATGGTCACTCACCAGCAAGAAGTTGGTTGAAGTCACCTGGACCATTtcaaacaaactttaatttaaaaattgaTGTGACCGATTTGAGGCTCATGATTCTTCAATTAAATCTTGGTATTTAGCCACATTGTCACAGTAAGTGAATCTACATTACAAATAAATGATCCTTAAGTTACAATCTTCCATGTTCCAGCTGCACAGGGGATAGTGAAAAGAGAATTGGGAAAAACAGTAGTATAACAAACTCAAAAACATTACATGCTCTTGATAATAATTCAGTTAAGATGAAATGCAGTCTAGTGTTAAGTCATCCTCCCATAGCAAATGATGTTCACCTGTGGCAGATGCTAAATAGAGGGTTTAAGTGTTCTTAAACATTCTATCCCCAAACAAAAGCTCAAACTCTCACAAATTTAGAATTAGTATACTTTAGTCAAAAAACAAACCTATGAAGAGAAAACGAACCACAAAGAAATAATTCAACAAATATGTAATATAGCTGCACTATTTAACTTTAAGTCAGTTTAAAGACTGCAATCAGGGCACCAGTTCACATTTCAGTACAGATAAAAGACCTGTAACAAAAGCTTAAAATAGAAAACCAAAAAACTCAATTGTTCTCAACATGAACATTTTGTCCCCAAAAAAGCAAAAGCTGGTCAACTAGTACACTTTAAAAATATAGTATCCatgtaaaagttaaaatgggaaaagggagagacagaagaaacaaaCCTGTGAGGAGAACACCAGAGCCAGCAGCAGAACTGCGAGGAGGGCGACACACATGGTCTTCATGTTTGCAGGGTGGAGAAGCTGAGGTCTGTGACTGCAGGATCCTCTGATCAGTCAGTGAATGAAACTACAGACGCTGCTGAGGCCTTTATACCCACCGTGACGTCATCAGCCACTTAAACCACCTGCTGCAGCCTGCACCGTGCTGCATTCATGTGCTGCAGGAAATAGTCAGCATTTAGTCAACAGTGAACTTAACTATATTTGTATTGAGtgaaatatacataaataaatatagttatAGTCGAtagatctctctctctatatatatagaaCAAGCACATTGCTGGTACTCAATTACTCTAAAACATAGATAAACAGCGCCTCCTAGTGACCACATGCATGTTAGTGTTTAGGTTTAAATGCATATAGTTGGTTTACCTTCCCTCTCAATATTTTGTTAGAGATAAAGTTTTACATAGTAACAGGGACACTATATAAAAGACAATAACTAAAAACCGAAGAGCCAGACGTTACTtacaaatacattcaaaataaatgtatgtaatgGGCTATAATAGGCTTTCtgtttagaataaaaaaatgctTATAGTTTGGTTTGACCAAAAACATAATCCAGCCATCCTcccacaataaaacaaattctttAAAGATAAATTGTCAATGTAAAATCGTTTGAAATAGGTGCAACACAGGACGGATGGTTCttacacaaagaaaatgtagtGATTGGCAGGGTAATATTTGTGATGATGGTTATTATAATCATTGAtggagattattattattattattattactgttattagaGATGAGGTCATCGTGAGGAATCATCCAGACTTGATGTCATTGATAAAGTACTTGTGGAATCTGGTTGGACATTGGTAATGACCCCGCTGGGCTGCCGTAGTTGTCCGCCCTCTTATTTCTTCCGGAAGAAACAGCGCAGTGAGGAGAGCGGAACTCAGCGACAGGTGAGCCTCTTCCAGTCACAACAAGGAAGCAGCCTCacacttctctgtgttttagtGCTTCTCCCTCCGTTCAGTGGCCGCAGAGCTTCCTCGCCTCTCCATGCTGCTGTGCCGGGTTTCGGCAGTGAGCCATGCGCTAGCGAGGTGGACACGGAGGTCACAGCGGGCAGGCGGCCTCCTCCACCCGGCTCTCCACTTCAGCTCCAGTCGCTGTCATGGTGTCAGCTCCGGAGAAGGCAGCGCTCAGCCGTCAGAGAGCGGCTCTGCTCCGGCACTGTACCGTGACACGGTGCTCCTTCCCCGGACCGAGTTCCCAATGAAACTGACCGGACAGAAGCTGCTGGACCGAGAGCTGCAGATCCAGCAGGTACGACTTCCAGGCAGGGACGGAAAACTGTCAAGATTGTTTTAAAGTGCTTGTTGCAGCTGGACAGACACTGTAGCTCATAAACTAACATCtcctacatttattttgtgctcGGTCTATAATTCGGCATAATTCGCATTTGACCAAAGGTCAATTTCCTCGATGTGAAACAGACATGAGCCTGGATCATGCAGAATGTAAATAGTGCCTGTCACTCGCTTGTCACAGCcttcatgtgatgtgtgtgttgactttACTTTTCATAACACAGACCCTAACTTGATAGATAAGCACAGGCAGCCCCCTCATTATGTCGCTTTGTGTTTTGTCACATTATAAATTACACACTAAAACTCTCATTCTGTGAATTGCAGGAGTGTGGATTTGCAGAGTTGTACtcctggcagagagagaggaaggccAAGAAGGAGTTCTGCCTTCATGATGGACCCCCGTATGCCAATGGAGACCCTCATGTTGGACATGCACTCAATAAGGtgctttatttacagtgttctgtttgtatttcatttattctctaCTGTTATGGTACAATAACAATAGACTCAAGCACTGCCAAAATAATTGTTAACTTGATAGCATTTTATTTGATACAGATTCTAAAGGACATCCGTAATCGTTTTGAGATGCTGAGGGGCCGTCAGGTCCACTACATCCCTGGCTGGGACTGCCATGGTCTGCCCATCGAGCTGAAGGCTCTGGGGGAGCTGGGGACCAGCGGCCTCACACCACTACAAATCAGACAGAAAGGTTAGAAAGGGCAGATGGTCGCCACAACATGAGCAATATTAGATTTGCAGTTGCTCAAAAGTTCTGTTTCTATCTCTGCTAGCACGGGAGTTTGCAGATGGGGCCATAGCTCGTCAGAGGGCTGCTTTCCAGCGCTGGGGGGTGATGGCTGACTGGGACCAGTGTTACTACACATATGATGGGGCCTATGAGGCTGCTCAGCTGAAAGTCTTCCA contains:
- the qrsl1 gene encoding glutamyl-tRNA(Gln) amidotransferase subunit A, mitochondrial, which codes for MPVPRPASRSPLSASSQSERVLLISVQSKQALLDGDLQNKHGGFLRQLLHAERRLLLNLRCNSKNSVTMLGLTIKQVSLALREGRISPTELCRRCLNRIKKTQHLNAYITVTEELALKQAQQAETRLLQGAPKGPLDGIPFAVKDNYCTENIRTTCASRMLRDYTPPYNATVVQKLIDQGAVLVGKTNMDEFAMGSGSTDGAWGPVRNPWSYAAPYREQTGASPDSDWVITGGSSGGSAAAVASLSSYLALGSDTGGSTRNPGALCGVVALKPTYGLLSRHGLIPLVNSMDVPGIMTRSVSDAAIVLGILQGVDIRDSTTIPSPSSLTELPEDFDVKNICVGIPKEYHAPGLSAEILAQWSRVADMFERAGARVEQVLLPHTQYSIVCYHVLCTAEVASNMARFDGLEYGHRSEVNSSTEAMYASTRHEGFNDVVRGRILSGNYFLLKQSYQHYFVKAQEVRRLIADDFKRVFSSGVDVLLTPTTLTDAARYSDFTQEDNRTRSTQEDVFTQPANIAGLPAVSVPTALSRRGLPIGLQLIGPTVQDMKLLSVAQWIEQRVGFPSISDHGDFSKSSTDTRTTEREQTSAV